Within Chloroflexota bacterium, the genomic segment GGCGCACGGTGTCGGCGCGGGCGGCGGCCCAGTAGGGCCACACTTTGTTGGCCTGGCGTGGATACTTCTCCAGCCATTCCTGCAACCAGGTCGGGTTCTGGAAGAACATCGAGTCGTGGATGACGAGCGAGCCGACGCCGTATTTGCGGTCGAGGTAATTCAGTTCGTCAATCACCATTTCAACGGGGCGGCGGCCCATGTTGGGGATGTAGGAGTTCTCGTTGCAGAACACACACTGCCACGGGCACACCCGGCTGGTGAGCAGGGTGACGACCGGCCCCGGCCCCCAGCCACACTCCGGCTCCAACGGCCATTTAAACTTCCGGGCCAATTGCCGCGAGGCGGGCTTGGGCCACAGCGTCCGGTCTATCATCGGCCAGTCGGCCATGGATTTTGATCCTCGTCCCAGAATCATGCGCGGGAAGGAGTCAGGATCGCGAACCAGGTCAACGATGACTTCCTCGCCCGGCCCCTGGCAAATCTTGTCGAACTCCGGGATGGCCATCATCTCATCAATGGCGACGGTGGCGTGCATGCCGCCCGTGAGCACCAGTCCTTTGGGATTCACTTCTTTGAAAATTTTGGCCGAGCGGTAAGCAACCGGGAAGGTGTAACTACGCACGTTCATGATGAGCATGTCGTAGCCGCTGACGACTTTGCGAACCTCGTCCCAGCTTTTGCAGGCGCGGGTGGAAGCCAGATCGGTCGTCAGGCCGTTTTGATGCAAGAGGGTGCGCAGAAGCCCCAGGCCATGATCCTGCCACTGCTCGTGCGGCCCGGCGGGGTTCACCAGGTCGCCCAGGTCGCCCAGGTCGAGCCAGAGTCGCCTGGGGCCGTCGCCTGATTTCTTTGGCCGGAAAAGGTTGAACATGCTTTTCTCCGTTTAACAAAATCTGGCGGCTAGCAAAAGTGCCAGCCGCCAGGTTATTTTATCAGACGCGCTCGTGATGATTAGTGGCCGCAACCGCACCCGTCGTCGCCCGAGGCTTGGGCTTGGCCTTGCGCGGCAGAGCCGGCGGTCCGGAACGAGTGGCCGCAACCACAGGAAGCGACGGCGTTGGGGTTTTCGACGCGGAACCCGCCGCCCATCAAATTGTCCACGTAATCAATCGTCGCCCCG encodes:
- a CDS encoding B12-binding domain-containing radical SAM protein; amino-acid sequence: MFNLFRPKKSGDGPRRLWLDLGDLGDLVNPAGPHEQWQDHGLGLLRTLLHQNGLTTDLASTRACKSWDEVRKVVSGYDMLIMNVRSYTFPVAYRSAKIFKEVNPKGLVLTGGMHATVAIDEMMAIPEFDKICQGPGEEVIVDLVRDPDSFPRMILGRGSKSMADWPMIDRTLWPKPASRQLARKFKWPLEPECGWGPGPVVTLLTSRVCPWQCVFCNENSYIPNMGRRPVEMVIDELNYLDRKYGVGSLVIHDSMFFQNPTWLQEWLEKYPRQANKVWPYWAAARADTVRQWPELFEALVKETRWDTVSIGFESGSDRVLKILNKECTEEDNYFTIDLMTRIGDEMEREGRKPPVFWSNIMLGIPGETRDDAFKTMRMVKYTKRIMPSIAFYAPYPGSALGHQLIAEGRSLMSKENYHRYPDDEKVKGIDYKFYRELLAGKFDAEVSKGLAQVRQERQNYMGALTKA